A DNA window from Hevea brasiliensis isolate MT/VB/25A 57/8 chromosome 2, ASM3005281v1, whole genome shotgun sequence contains the following coding sequences:
- the LOC110654467 gene encoding proline-rich receptor-like protein kinase PERK2 — translation MGIPSSLPTNPNPSPSPSLPQSPPPQMPPLPQSPPPQSPPLPPGQTPPLIPPTPLSPQIEPQNETPIFDTHSPEPMPEPEPTQTKSKGKIKKAAGRPKKTPVGKRKRVPSIPFDLNSLPQPSSKPVSKRTRSSSQIPAPAIQTPVSQSPLNSPAAPASSADNIEEQHPEASGTADPTTFAPAEPQPTTAPQFLVDILSLLRSLESKIASFTV, via the exons ATGGGCATTCCATCATCTCTAcccacaaaccctaaccccagtcctAGTCCGTCGCTCCCTCAGTCACCACCACCGCAAATGCCGCCGTTACCTCAATCGCCACCACCTCAATCACCACCACTACCCCCAGGCCAAACACCACCTCTCATTCCGCCGACCCCCCTTTCGCCACAAATTGAGCCGCAAAATGAGACACCCATTTTCGACACTCATTCCCCAGAACCAATGCCTGAACCTGAGCCTACTCAAACGAAGTCTAAAGGTAAAATTAAAAAGGCTGCAGGTAGACCCAAGAAAACCCCTGTCGGAAAACGAAAAAGAGTACCCTCTATTCCTTTCGACCTAAACTCTCTACCTCAACCTTCCTCTAAACCAGTCAGCAAAAGGACTAGGTCCTCCTCGCAAATTCCAGCACCAGCGATCCAAACACCTGTATCTCAGTCACCCTTAAACTCTCCAGCAGCACCTGCGTCATCTGCCGATAATATAGAGGAG CAGCACCCTGAAGCTAGTGGTACTGCAGACCCCACTACCTTTGCACCAGCAGAACCCCAACCAACCACTGCCCCGCAGTTTTTAGTAGACATTTTGTCCCTAttaagatccttggaatccaAAATAGCAAGTTTCACTGTCTAA